In one window of Cydia fagiglandana chromosome 1, ilCydFagi1.1, whole genome shotgun sequence DNA:
- the LOC134677674 gene encoding sodium-independent sulfate anion transporter-like — MTTLPVNHSENTNGVRKRTKCKKNLCSAETVKKRLPIVEWLPKYNTTKITPDIIAGITVALTAIPQGIAYAVIAGLTPEYGLYASLTSGIVYLIFGSCMNVTIGPTAIMAAMVSRYVHNYSADFAVLMAFIVGVVELTIGILHLGFLIEFISMPVISGFTTAAALQIASSQLKALFGLDGPSGDNFGHSVYNFILNIRTMKLWDPILGFLSIGVLALLKRFGEGCGRNDATVKQLKWLISLSRNAIVVVVGMIIAYILKVVTDTEPLILIGEIGEGLPKVTLPPFTTTVGNETYSFVDMLQVYGIQSIIIPLVAILQTIAICKAFSGGKPVDATQEIIAVGLCNIIGSFVRSMPITGSFTRTALNHASGVQTPAGGIVTCLIILLALSLLTSTFYFIPKASLAALIMTAMFSMIEFAIFGRLWRNNKLELFFLLVTMLVGMFVGLEYGILVGIIVEAATLLYLTARPKIDINTVSTDKGQIVRIPLNGRLSYCAAEHVRRKVQKAAQNYNASNNIIVVDGSNLRKIDSTVASNLMTVAQDLDKTSRKIVFLNFPNEIVKLCLDLNQNHIHKFIISSNVLIMGKIYICYLKYLVKYLEHT, encoded by the coding sequence ATGACTACTTTACCAGTTAATCATAGCGAAAATACAAATGGCGTACGAAAACGAACAAAGTGCAAGAAGAATTTGTGCAGTGCTGAAACTGTGAAGAAGCGACTTCCAATAGTAGAATGGCTGCCGAAATACAATACAACAAAGATCACTCCGGACATAATCGCTGGGATTACGGTAGCACTTACAGCTATCCCTCAAGGCATTGCTTATGCCGTTATAGCTGGTTTAACCCCTGAATATGGGCTATATGCGAGCCTGACAAGTGGAATCGTGTACCTTATATTTGGAAGCTGTATGAACGTAACTATTGGACCAACTGCTATTATGGCAGCAATGGTTTCCAGATACGTACACAACTATTCTGCTGATTTTGCGGTTTTAATGGCCTTTATAGTTGGAGTAGTAGAACTAACTATTGGTATACTGCACCTCGGATTCTTAATAGAATTCATTTCGATGCCAGTTATAAGCGGATTCACAACTGCAGCAGCTCTTCAGATAGCTTCATCACAGTTAAAAGCTTTATTTGGCCTCGATGGACCTTCTGGTGATAACTTCGGACATTCAGTGTATAACTTTATATTAAATATCAGAACTATGAAACTATGGGACCCCATACTCGGCTTCTTGTCTATTGGCGTTCTTGCTCTTCTGAAAAGATTTGGTGAAGGATGTGGTCGCAACGATGCCACTGTGAAACAACTAAAATGGTTAATTTCTCTAAGCCGTAATGCTATAGTTGTCGTCGTCGGAATGATAATAGCTTACATTTTAAAAGTGGTTACTGACACGGAGCCGTTAATTTTAATTGGTGAAATTGGAGAAGGCCTTCCTAAAGTTACACTTCCGCCGTTTACTACTACAGTTGGTAATGAAACTTACTCATTTGTAGACATGTTACAAGTATATGGAATCCAATCAATCATTATCCCTTTGGTTGCTATTCTACAAACAATAGCAATATGTAAGGCATTTTCAGGAGGGAAACCTGTTGACGCTACACAAGAAATAATAGCTGTTGGCCTTTGTAACATTATTGGATCATTTGTAAGAAGTATGCCAATAACGGGGTCATTTACACGAACGGCATTGAACCATGCTTCTGGCGTACAAACCCCTGCAGGAGGCATTGTTACATGTCTTATCATCCTTCTTGCACTCAGTTTGCTAACGTCGACATTTTACTTTATACCCAAAGCTTCTTTGGCCGCTTTAATTATGACTGCCATGTTCTCAATGATTGAATTCGCAATATTTGGCAGACTGTGGAGGAATAATAAActagaattgttttttttacttgTCACAATGCTAGTTGGGATGTTTGTTGGATTGGAATATGGTATACTTGTTGGTATTATTGTAGAAGCAGCCACTTTGCTTTACTTAACAGCGAGACCAAAAATTGATATAAACACAGTCAGTACTGACAAAGGACAAATTGTTAGAATACCCTTAAATGGTAGATTGTCATATTGCGCTGCAGAACATGTTCGACGGAAAGTTCAAAAAGCTGCACAGAATTATAACGCTTCCAATAACATTATAGTCGTAGACGGAAGTAACTTGAGGAAAATTGACTCAACCGTAGCTTCAAATCTGATGACAGTTGCTCAAGACTTAGACAAAACGTCtcgaaaaattgtttttttgaaTTTTCCGAATGAAATAGTAAAGCTGTGTcttgatttaaatcaaaatcatattcataaatttataatatcATCCAAT